In the Mycobacterium sp. 050128 genome, AGCAGTTTGGCGTGTGCAGAATCGCAGCGGCGGAACGGGACCAGAGCAAATGACTATGCCCGTTCGGAATAGACGGCATCGTTCCGTCGCCGAAGCGGGTTCTCAGCTGAGCGCGGAAGTCGTACACCGTGCGTCGCCCTCTTCGCAGTCCCATACTCCACTCTTTCACTGGCCACCGCCGCGACTAGTCATATGAAGGAGACGAAGAAAGCATGATCGCTACTACGGAGATCGGGTCCGTTGCCAGGGCATGGGCCGCCGAGAATCTTCGGGGCTTCTACATGTGTCCCGTCACTCCCCTCAGCGAGGACTTCGAACTCGACGAGGAAGGCTTGCGGCATAACATCGACGCCTTGGCAGAAATGGGCTGCGCGGGTCTCGTCGTCGGCGGGGTCATTTGATGCGCATCATGATCCTCGGCGCCGGCGGGCTCGGTTCGGTCCTCGGAGGTTACCTGGCAACGACGGGCGTTGATGTGACCCTGGTGGGTCGGCCGGCGCACGTCGAGGCGATCCAACGTGACGGACTGCGGATCGTGGGCCGCCGGGGCGACGTGCTTGTCGGTGATAACTTGACGGCGGTCGACCACGTCACCGACGCCATAGGGCCCTTTGATTACCTCATTCTGGCGGTCAAAGGGAAGGACACCGCGCAGGCCCTGACCGATGCCGATCCCATGCGGGACGTCGTGACTACCGCCCTGTCGGTGCAGAACACCGCGGAAAAAGACGCGATGCTCGCACATTGGCTCGGTCGCGACCGGGTGATCGGCGCCTCCACCATCGAGGGCGGGGTCTTGGTCACGCCAGGCCTTGTACGCAACCACCTTTCGGCACGCGTGACAGCGTACTTCGGCGAGCTCGATGGGTCGCAGAGTCCACGTGTGGACGCCATCGCTGCTGCCTTCAACGCTGCGGGCCTGCCTGCGGAGGCGGTGGCCAACATCGAGCAGGTGGAGTGGGAGAAGCTGGCCCAGATATCGCTCGCCGCTGCGTGGTCGGTCACGACGTTGGGCACGATCCGGGGGACCTCGGTGTTTGAGGGCATGGAGGTACCCGAGGGGGCTGCGTACTTCGTCGCGCTAGCCAAGGACCTTCTCGCGGTCTACCGGGCCAAAGGATACGAGCCGCAGAACTTCTATGCACCACTGTCGCGGTTGAAAGAGCTCGACGCCCTCCCGACCGTTGAGGCGATCGAGTTCGTCATCAAGCAGGGCAAAATGATGCGCGAACAGGGAAGCTCGGGCTACCCCTCGATGTACGAGGATGTTGTGCGGCGCCGCAAGACCGAGGTCGACTTCATGCTGGGTCCTTACCTTGCCGCCGCCGAAACGCTGGGCATCGAGGCGCCAGCGCTCCGGACCGCTTACCAGATCATAAAGACCATCGACCGGTTCCTGGAATAGGCGCTTTGCGTGCGATCTGGGATCGGGAATGTCGTTGCGGGACGGCGTATTCGGGCCATGGTTGGGGATGTCGAGGGGTGTTATACGGCGCCTACCTATGTCAAACGTTGCATTCATCGGCTGCCGGGTGGTAGCTGGCCGGCCCGGCGAGTGATTTGTCGAAGTGCTGGCGAAGATGTGTGAGCGCCGCGCTGGACACCACCATCAGAACCAGGCGATTCATTCGCCGCCATCTGCGGCTCTTCGCGGGTCTAGCTGAAACTGCGCAACCGCGGCGTCCGCGTCGGCCGCAAACGAGTCGGGCGGATCATGCTCGAAAACATCAGCGCGAATCGGAGTTTGCGCAGCGCTGCGGGGATAGACGCGGCGAGCACCTCAGCCGAAGCTCGATATGGGCCGAACAGCATTGGTCTCGTTCTACGTTCGCACGCCTGCAGGATTGGATGTGGAATACGGATAGGGTTAGGTCACCGTGGACGACGACAATTCGACAGTCGCGCAATGTCATAGGGAGGTGCGCGGCATCGGATGGTTGCACAGACCCGTCTCCGCTGGGCTGGCCATCCGCGCGTGTTGATGCCCCAAAGGCGCATCACCCGTCTGCTCGAAACCGAAAGCGGCTTAAACCTCGAATACTCGTAACGTCAATTTTCTGTGCGGCACAACCGAACACAAGTTTGGAGATAGGAGATGACATGTCCATTGTCGGCAGCGAAGGCGACATACAACAACTGATCACTGCGGGCAAGGAAAGCCTTGTGAAGGGGCGACTACCCGCCGGGCTGGTTGCCAATGCGGAGCTCTATGAGCTCGAAGCCGAGCGGGTTTTCGGCCCGTGCTGGCAGTTTCTGGCTCATGAGACGGAGGTGCCGCAGGCCGGCGACTATGTGGTCCGTTACCTGGCGGGCAGTTCGATCATCGTCGTGCGCGGTGAAGACGGCACGGTACGAGCGATGGCCAATTCGTGCCGTCATCGCGGAACGATGTTGTGCCGCACCGAGATGGGCAACACTTCACACTTCCGGTGCCCGTATCACGGGTGGACATATAAGAACACCGGAACCCTCGCTGGGGTACCGGCGCAGCAGGACGTTTACGGCGTCGAAATGGACAAGAGTATGTGGAGCCTGACCCCTGTTCCACACGTTGATAACTATGGTGGCCTGATCTTCGGTTGTCTGGACGATAAGGCACCCTCTCTCGCCGACTACCTGGGCGATATGACCTGGTATCTGGACCTGATCACCAAACGCAGTCCGGGCGGTCTCGAGGTGCGTGGTGAACCGCAGCGATGGATTATCGACGCCAACTGGAAACTCGGCTCGGACAACTTTGTCGGTGATGCTTACCACACGCTGATGACGCACCGTTCGGGGGTGGAACTCGGTCTGGTTCCGCCGGATCCGAAGTTCGCATCATGGCCAGCGCATATCAGCCTTTGCAACGGTCACGGACTCGGCGTCCTGGGTGTGCCACCCGGAGCGCCGATGCCGCCCTTCATGGGCTACCCACAAGAGATCGTCGACGGACTCCTCGCGGCATACGGTGACCAAGAGCATGTGGATGTCTTGCGGGGCACTGGATTCATTCATGGCACGGTGTTTCCTAACTTGTCGTTTCTTAACGTCTGCATCGGTAAGGACCGCAACTCCCCGCCGGTTCCAATGCTGACGCTGCGCCTGTGGCGTCCGTTGTCGCATGACTCGATGGAAGTGTGGTCATGGTTTCTCGTCGAGAAAGAAGCCCCCGAAGCGTTCAAACATGAGTCGTACGAGACCTACGTCCGCACCTTCGGCACTTCCGGCGTGTTCGAGCAGGATGACGCCGAAACGTGGCGGGCTATCACAGCGGGAACTCAAGGTCGTCTTAACGGCAGCCAGATGCTGAACTTCGAAATGGGCATGGGGGTGCTTGACAGCGACGACACTTGGAAGGGCCCCGGCCGCGCGCTTTCCAGCGGGTACGCGGAGCGGAATCAGCGTGAATTCTGGGGTCGCTGGTTGGAGTTGATCAGCGATTCTGGCAGCGACGACGTGGGTGAGCACGGCGCACAGCCACGGCTGGTACGGAGCCCGATCGACGAGCAGGCCGTATAATGATTAGCCATGTAACCGATTGTCTAGCAATACAATTCGTTGAAACCAAGATGGATGGTGTGTGATGGTTGCGACCATAGAACAGCAGCTGCTTCTCCGGGCTGAGGTAGAGAATTTTCTGTTCGATGAGGCTGAGCTGCTAGATGACGGCCGGTTTCACGACTGGCTGGAACTTTGCGCCGAAGATATTCGCTACACGATCCCCGTGCGCCTGAGCAGAGAGCGCAGCAAGGGTGATGGCAATTCGACGATGATGACGCACTGGGACGATGACTACAGAGGGTTGCAGCTTCGGGTCTTACGTTTGGACACCGAATACGCATGGGCCGAAGATCCGCCGTCACGGATTCGTCACTTCGTGTCTAACGTGCGGGTTCGTCCGGTGGACGGATCCAACGAATTCGATGTCCGATCCGACCTTCTGGTGTTCCGCAACAGAGGTGACAGTCAAAAGCATGACCTCATCTCCGCAGAGCGCCATGACCGCATCCGGCGTACGGAAGCGGGTTTGCGGCTGGCACGCCGGCGGGTCGTGCTCGATCACGCCGTCATCGGTACCCACAATCTGGCCTTTTTCCTCTAAAGGGACCCGGTCTAATGCACCAGTTAGCGCTCCGAAGGTAGTCCAGTGACCGATCAGCCGGGAATGAAAACGACGATCGCGAACGAGTTCGCCACCGTCACCGTTAGCAAGGTATATACCCGCAACGGAGAACGCCTCGAGATTGCCAGCCCCCGCCTCGGGTATCGGATTCAGCTTGACCCGATGGAACTCGAGAGTCTGTCTTGGCAGCCGAAGGAGACGTTCTCACGGCTTCTGTATCACCCATACGGACCCGGCTAATACAACTGCCACGGTTTGGGATGCCCATACCGCTCCGTCTGCGTCAAAATTTGCAAGCGACTTCTGCTGTAACCGGAATTGGCTTGCTCGGGCCGAATTGAGGGGCCTTTGGATGTTGGTCGCCGCGCCCGGAATGAATCGCCTGTAAGTCTTTACCGGGCCAGCCGGGTAAAGACTTACAGGCGATTCACTACGCCGGAACATCACCATTGACCGTCGCGTCGGGCAAGAAACGCGCCGTGTTGGCCCGCCACGTCCGCAACCGCCGCCTGTATGGCGCGATCGACCAATGGGCCTGCTGGGCTCCTACGATCAGCCGCGCCGCCCGCACCTTCTACGACCAACGCCGCGCCGCCGACGACCTACACCACAAAGGCCATGCGCGCCCCGGGCAACCGACTCGTCGGCATCCTGCGCGGCTGCGTACACCACCACAGCATCTACCACGAACACACCGCCTGGGCCCACCGACAAACCAACCCCAACGGACATGCGGCTTGACAACTTACGA is a window encoding:
- a CDS encoding ketopantoate reductase family protein, whose protein sequence is MRIMILGAGGLGSVLGGYLATTGVDVTLVGRPAHVEAIQRDGLRIVGRRGDVLVGDNLTAVDHVTDAIGPFDYLILAVKGKDTAQALTDADPMRDVVTTALSVQNTAEKDAMLAHWLGRDRVIGASTIEGGVLVTPGLVRNHLSARVTAYFGELDGSQSPRVDAIAAAFNAAGLPAEAVANIEQVEWEKLAQISLAAAWSVTTLGTIRGTSVFEGMEVPEGAAYFVALAKDLLAVYRAKGYEPQNFYAPLSRLKELDALPTVEAIEFVIKQGKMMREQGSSGYPSMYEDVVRRRKTEVDFMLGPYLAAAETLGIEAPALRTAYQIIKTIDRFLE
- a CDS encoding Rieske 2Fe-2S domain-containing protein; protein product: MSIVGSEGDIQQLITAGKESLVKGRLPAGLVANAELYELEAERVFGPCWQFLAHETEVPQAGDYVVRYLAGSSIIVVRGEDGTVRAMANSCRHRGTMLCRTEMGNTSHFRCPYHGWTYKNTGTLAGVPAQQDVYGVEMDKSMWSLTPVPHVDNYGGLIFGCLDDKAPSLADYLGDMTWYLDLITKRSPGGLEVRGEPQRWIIDANWKLGSDNFVGDAYHTLMTHRSGVELGLVPPDPKFASWPAHISLCNGHGLGVLGVPPGAPMPPFMGYPQEIVDGLLAAYGDQEHVDVLRGTGFIHGTVFPNLSFLNVCIGKDRNSPPVPMLTLRLWRPLSHDSMEVWSWFLVEKEAPEAFKHESYETYVRTFGTSGVFEQDDAETWRAITAGTQGRLNGSQMLNFEMGMGVLDSDDTWKGPGRALSSGYAERNQREFWGRWLELISDSGSDDVGEHGAQPRLVRSPIDEQAV
- a CDS encoding aromatic-ring-hydroxylating dioxygenase subunit beta, whose translation is MVATIEQQLLLRAEVENFLFDEAELLDDGRFHDWLELCAEDIRYTIPVRLSRERSKGDGNSTMMTHWDDDYRGLQLRVLRLDTEYAWAEDPPSRIRHFVSNVRVRPVDGSNEFDVRSDLLVFRNRGDSQKHDLISAERHDRIRRTEAGLRLARRRVVLDHAVIGTHNLAFFL
- a CDS encoding dihydrodiol dehydrogenase gives rise to the protein MTDQPGMKTTIANEFATVTVSKVYTRNGERLEIASPRLGYRIQLDPMELESLSWQPKETFSRLLYHPYGPG